The Hymenobacter monticola genomic interval CGACAGCACCGTGGTGCTGGGGATACACTTCCAATTCACCCCTTACACGCACACGCGCTTCTCGTTTGCGCAGTACCTGCCCCTGACCAAAACCGCTACGCTGCTGCTGCAAGCCCAGGCCGGCCTCAATTTCAACTACAAGCAAGCCGTTTTCAATGATTTTGTGGTGGGGGGCCTCAACAGCGTGGTGCGCAACCAGGTCACTTTTGCGGGCGTGCCCGAAGCCGCCCTGCTGACGGGCAGCGCCGCCACGGCGCTGGTGGGCTACCAGTTTGCCCTCACCCCGAGCCTGTTTGCCACGGCCAAGGCCAACGTGCTCTACCACGATTTCATCACGGGCAACGTGCGCCTGCAAGCTGCCAAGGCTAACTACGGCGGCTCGCTCACCCTGGGCCTGAAGACAATTGTCGGCCCCATCGATGCCAGCATTATGTATTCGGACTTGTCAAAAAGCTTTCTCACCTACTTCAACATTGGCTTGCCGTTCGGGTACCGGTAGGGACCAAAAAGTGTTTCCCACCTGCTCCATGACGTGCCGCTAAGGATGGAGCCGTGTATACTTGCGCCATGACTCAGTACTATTATCCGCCCGAAATTGCGGCGGCACTATCGGCCCGCTGGCCCGCGCAGGGCTTGCCGCTGCCGGCCCCGCCGCTGCTCACGCAGCTGGTGATGGTGGCCTACCAAGCCAGCCTGCTGCAGGAAGAGGGGCGCCCGGTGAGTTGCTACCTGCTCTATGCCTCGCCCGAAGAAGTAGCCACTTTTCCGGTCGCGCAGCAGCACCACCTGGTGTTTGCCCAGCCGCGCCCGTGCAACGAACAGGAACTGCGGCGCCTGAGTCCCACGGTGCAGCGCGGCAACAGCGCGCTGGCCGTCTACCACGCCGCGGATGATACCCTTCAGATTTGGGGAGTCGTTTTCCTGGGTGCCAGTGGTGACTACGTGCTGGCCAATGCCCTCGATACCGACCACCTGCAGCCCAGCGCCTTGCTGCTGCACGTGCGGGCCCCGGGAGCCCTAACTTTTTACTGCGGCCGCAACCGGGTGCTCACGCTGCTGCAAGGCCGCATCGAGGGCCACGGCTTTCTGCAGTTTCCGGCCGCCTGGGCCCAGGGGCATTTCAACGCGGGCGAGGACGAGCAAATCGAAGTCCCCGCCGAAGCCGTTGAGGTGATGCTCGGCGTCGGGATGCAGCTGCTGCGCCGCAGCATCGGCCGGGTGCGCAACGATGGCCACGGCGGCATGCTGGTGCTCGTGCCCAATGACGGAATCCCCGACCTGCTAGGCCCCCAAGGCTTGCTGCGCCCCAAGTACCGCGTGGAGCCGGACACGCATCATTTTGTTTCCTTTTTGGAAGCCATCATCAAACGCCTGACCGAGCTGAATACCGTGAGCTGGCGCTTCTACCAGCAATCCGC includes:
- a CDS encoding putative sensor domain DACNV-containing protein, whose product is MTQYYYPPEIAAALSARWPAQGLPLPAPPLLTQLVMVAYQASLLQEEGRPVSCYLLYASPEEVATFPVAQQHHLVFAQPRPCNEQELRRLSPTVQRGNSALAVYHAADDTLQIWGVVFLGASGDYVLANALDTDHLQPSALLLHVRAPGALTFYCGRNRVLTLLQGRIEGHGFLQFPAAWAQGHFNAGEDEQIEVPAEAVEVMLGVGMQLLRRSIGRVRNDGHGGMLVLVPNDGIPDLLGPQGLLRPKYRVEPDTHHFVSFLEAIIKRLTELNTVSWRFYQQSADAKLRTLSHQMDWFTELLADLMAVDGALVISQHFDVMGFGVEIHAPLVTADHVFRALDVEAHSLQAVPIDSGGTRHRAAYRLCAADARCLVVVVSQDGAIKFVRQLAGKVVFWDQLAL